In Drechmeria coniospora strain ARSEF 6962 chromosome 03, whole genome shotgun sequence, the DNA window CTCTCGCGACCACGGCACGAACACTCACCCCCTCTCGTGATCTAAGCGCAAACTACCCCTCATTTTATTTTTGTCCTCCTTTGCTTGGATGTGACAGTGCACACTCGTCTCGGTGTAGGGTTCATGGGTGGAAATCTGTGCATATCTTGCTTGTCGATTTGAACGGAAGAAAGAAGGGTGAGAGCAACGAATAGGATACCAGGATTAGGTTGGATAATGCACAGGATACATACTATTGGTCATGGCACCGTTGTGGGCGACGCAATGAATGTCTctgcggcgacgagaggTGATGAGAATCAATACAGTAGTCGGCTCCATGGTAGATGACTTGAGCCCGAGGTGCCCCTGCTGTTGCGAGCAATCACGTCTTGGCACCCGCCCATCCCATCACGAGGGCTCGGTCGTCTACCCGATTCAGATGCTCTTGCATTCCGTTCCATTCCATTCCATTCATTTCAGGTCATTCTTGCCACAACGCCATCCAACCTCGGAGAACCTCGCATTTTGTACCCATCCATGAGCGGTATAGACAAAATGGCCAGCCAGGAGAGCGAGCCAGACGTAGAAGTAGCGGCTTCGGGCAGCAGGGCGTCACGGCCACTAGTTGCCGACGGGGACAACTGCctggccctcgacgccctcaaactcgacgtcctcctcgtcttcctcctcgtcttcttcctcctcgccgacaccATTCTCCTCGCGGAAGCCCGTCTCGACACCCAGCTTGCGGAGCCGCCTGCGCATCTCGTCGCGCTTCGCGCTCTGCCAACGCACCAGGGTGGCGGCCGCGTGGACCTTGAAGCCGTAGACGCGCGGAATGTAGCGCTCCACGCTCTTGGGGGGGATGAGGGTCGGGTAGACCTGGAAGAGGATGTTGTGGAACGAGGTGCCAAAGTAGGCACCATCAATGGAGGCGTGCCGCGACGACTTTGGGTTGTACATGTCCTCGCAGCGCGCGCAGTAGAGCTTGGCCGCCTTCAGGTTCGGCACATCGGAGAGACCCATGGGAAGGAGGGGATGTGACCGGCAGTCGACACGAGGGCATTTGCCAAACTCGGctttcttgtacttgtcaAGCTGTTGAAGGTTGTTAGCGAGCGCCGCAAGATGATGTGATGGCAAAAAAGGAAGGGGACGTGCCATCTTGGTCAAACCCCGGGTGGTGACGATGTAGCGGGCGTGCACGAGGCCGTACAGATGCCGCGCCGACTTCTCGATGGTCTCGCGCATCTCATCGTCGCAGTCGAGGTCGAACACGTCCGTGACGAGGTCTAGAGCATACTGGTAATACTGTACCTCCGTGTTCAAGCCCGTCAAGTTGAACCGGTCCGTCAGGTAGTCCTCGTCGATTTCGCAAAAGTACTCGTTGCCCCTCGACGAGATGAACTGCAGTCCGCCTCCGGCGTCAGCGTCCACGGCTCATCCTCCATTGCCCACGTCCACGGCTAGCCTCCAAGTTCCCCGGATGGACCTCGCCCAGGGCATGCCCATCAAGGGCAGGGGGCATTGCTGCTTCTGTCGGCCAAATGCACGGGTTGAGGAGAACTCACCCAGTCTCGCCAATAGCTCGTGTAGTCGCTGTCCGACTCGCTGACGTAGTCCTCCATCGTGGCGCGCAGAGTTTTATGCCGGCCTAGAATCTGCAGCTGCGAGAGCTCATGGTCGAGGGGCTGCTGAAGGTGGGAAAGTTGCTGTTCCTGACCGAGTTGTGGATGGATTGGTTGGTGTCGAGTTGTCGTCAGTCGGTCCCTACCTCGAGAAGTCCATAATACTGTGTGGCTGAGGTGGGATGAATGTGGCCCCGGTGGCGCAGAACGGAGTAACGTGACTGACTTACTACCGGCGCCTCTGGCGCCTATCAGAAGTACTTAAACTGCCGCGCGAGACGCACGATAACCGTCTCTGCTCTCTTGCCAGCATCAACAAAATAATTACTACACggacgtgtacggagtatgtacagtattctTCGTATACCTCATCGACGGTGGATGTATATAGTAGACGTGTGGAACCAACTGTCGTAGCATCATACAATCACCGACTCATACTCCTATGGTGGACATCGGCATCTACCCAACGGACTCGCTAGGTATTTGGACGACAATAGACACtggaggtacggagtagacgAAGACATCTAGCAACTACTGTACGTCCTGGTTGGTACATCCGCGCTCTACCTGTTCGAACCCCCTAGTTTTGTATCGATCGTACACATGCGCCTGCCTACATCTGCTTGCCGTTTCATATTCCTTCCCGTGCCCGCTGGTTGATGAGCCCACGCCAGCTGCTGTCACTCAACCGCTTCGACATTCGACGGGCTGGCGTTTGATGCTGCGCTTGATGCGTCGCTCGCTGACGGAAAATCGGACTCGATCGTTCGCTCCTCCGCACCGTTCCTCCCATGGCCGTTGGCaaccgtcggcggcggggttTCCGTCTCCAGCCGGCTCCCCAAGCCCTCGCGTTCCCGGCTCAGTTCCACATTGACCAGTTGCATGGCTTCTCTCAGAATTTCGCCCGTATCgtccaaggcggcgaggaatcGCGCAAGCTCCTTGCACAGCTCCCAGTCACCCTCCTGCATCGCTCGTGACAACACTCGGACCGACTGGTCGCTCGACGACTCCAATTCCTCCATCGTGTGCAGGATGATGAGGTAGCCGCCCGCCGTCTTCAGCGAACCTCGTTGCAACGATTCCTCAAAGAGCTCTTGCGCCGGCGGCAGATAGGCAAAGAGCGCCTGCCAGTGCCGTACATCCGTCTTGCGCGTGCACTGCagcacgacgtcgaggtaGTCCTTGGAGGATGAGATGAGCGACAGCACGCGCGGCAGGACGGCATCCTCCGGCTTGGGCGAAGtctcggcttcctcgtccaggGCCTTGTGCAGGAGGATTTCGAGACCGTGGGAGAAGTATTCGAGCTCCTCATACTGCCCCGACACGCTCACCGCTTCCTCGGTGCGGTTTTGACGCAGATAGAAGTGCAGCACGTCGGGGAACACAAGATGCGTCTGCGTTCGTTAGCATTCGTCGGGCGTCGCGACGTTGGTTGCACGAGGACACACGTACCCTGATGGCAAAGTGAAAAAAGGAAAAGCCAACGTCTCGTCGCTGCACCAGATCCGACTCCACCCCGAGTATGAGACCCTTCTCCAGCAGGATGGACAGCGGGTAAAAGTCCACGGGGACCGAAACCGGCATCGGCAGCTCCCTCACGCTGTCGCCGGATGCCGCATCGAGCACCTCGGTTACGCTGGCCCAGGCCTTGACTTCCATGCCGTCAAAGACCCATAGCGAGTCCCGCAACGTGTCTCGCAACGCCGGCGGTCCACGTCGtcgcgcgccgtcgtccagccGTCGGTAGTCGTTGAGCAGCAACTGGTCTCTCATGCACGCATGATACTCGACATTCTGCGCAATGATGCGCATGTCGTACTTCAGCTGGCCCGCCTGGTTGCACGACGGGCTCAGCAACACCAGCtttccgtcgacgagaaagAAGACGGACGCGACGGCCACGTCCTGCGAAGGATCCCCCTCCACCAGCTGGCTCTCGGGCAGGATCCAGCTGAGGCCACGGACTCGGGCGGGCGAGCGCACGATTCCGTGGAACGCGATCTGACCCACCTGGACGAGCCGTACGGAGTCGGCCCAGGGCGTGAAGATGAAGTGGTACAGCAGGTTCTCGTGCGTGTATACGAGCAGAGAGTCGTCGCCGGATGTGGTGATGAGCACCACGGGGGCTGGGATCTGGTGTCGGTACGTGATCGCGTCGGGGTCCAGCGGGGCGTCGCGTGAGTAGAGTCGGATCTGGAACGACCTGTTGCTctccacggcggcgaccagAATGTGCTGGTACCAGCACATGCCACCTCTGACTTGGAACTCGttctccgtcgcctcgtTGGCAAACGTCTTCCAGCGGCCGCTGTTGACGCTGTAGTGGGCCAGCCCGcggctgccggcgacggcgacgtatCGACCGTCAGGAGAGATGACCGCCTGGCGAATGGGCCACTGGTTCAGCAGGTAGGTCGACGGCACCTTGGCCGTGTGCCACAGGAACGGCTCGGCGGAAATGCTCGTCAGGTCCGGCAAATCGTAGCCCCTGTACACCATGAcagccgtcggcgtctgcAGGACGGTACGGAAGACGTTTGCCTCGTTGTAGCAACCGGTGACGGCGCTCTTGGCCATCTCGAGACTCCACACAGCCTCGTGCGATGGTCCGATCAGGAGAACCTCGGAGCCTCCTCCGATCCACGAGGCTCCCCTGACACCATGGAGCCACtgctcgccgttgccgctcGAGATGatctcgtcggcaccgaagCTGTGGCTGCCGAGCTTGCCAAACATGCTCCAGGTAGCCCATCCCTTTTCGAATCCGGCAAAGAGGCTGTAGCCGTCCGGGGAGTAGCTCAGCGACGTGAAGGCTCCCGTGGCCGACATCGAGGCGGGCACCTTTTGGGTGTGAGAATGGGCAATGTTTCCGGCGTAGTCCCGGACCGAGTAGACCTtgatggtgccgtcggcgcagccgacggcgatgagggaGAACCGAGCGTTGATGACGCCCATGACCGCATGGTTTCCGGCGCTGGAGGGAACGTGGAAACAGTGGCCTTTGAAGAGTCGCTTCgattcggcctcgtcggtgccgtcgtcgtcggtgcgggATTTCAGCCGCTGCACGGCGTACGCTCGACCATCGCTCATGATCCAGGTGGCAAGGTTCATCGGCCGATCATGCGTCATCTCCACGATGGAGACGTGTCTTTCCACCCAGCCCATGCGGCTCAGAATCTCCGTCCTCGTTTGATGTCCCGTTTTGTCGGGTGTCCAGCGGATGCATTGCACAGCGGCCGGCTTTCtggtggcgacgacaagctcgtcgtccagcgCCAAGGCGCTCTCGATGCCCGCGTCAACCTTGATGACCATGCGAAAGCGGACGCTGACGTCTCGAACGCCTAGCCCTTCGCCGGGGCCCCAGAGGATCTGGTCGGGCCGCAGTCCGGATTGGCCACCGCTGAGGCTCTGCTTTCGCCGCCGCACATTGTGGTAGTCGGGAAAGTGTGGTTTGTAGACGCAGGATTCGCCATCGGTAGCAATCGAGTACGTGATGAGGTAGCCGAGGTCCGTTCGAACAACGACAATGGCCGCGTCCGGGCGCAGCAGCAAGTCGACGTTTTGCCCATATAGCTGAAGGGACGATTCGGaccgcacgacgacggcaaggatgACGGTCGGCTACACCAGTTAGCAAGAATGGCTCGAATGGGAACGGCCGTAGAGTGGGCGGCACCTTTGCCTGCCAGATGGTGATGGATGTGGCGGTGATGGACGCCAGCAGGTGGCCAGCACGAGCAGCGCGCAAGGCGATGATGGGATCCTTGAAAGGGATCCTGCTCGGTTCCGAGGTCTGCGATTCGGATCTGATGCGATGGGCAAGGAattcgtcgaggtcgacagGCAGGATCGAGGGTGTTATGggggtcgtcggcgttgtGAGGGGTAGTTGATCAGCATCATCGTAAGCGGCTGATGCGAGCGGCAGCGCCGGGTCCGAGTCCGAAGCGCTTGAGAGGCCATCGTTGGAGACGAAGAGGTTCAGGTTCGGAGCTCGACTGCTGCTGGTGGCGTAGATTCGCGGAGTTCCGATGGGCCAATACATGGCGAGGGGGGGCTGCTCATGAGTCGACCTTGGAACGGCGCTTTGAGAGTGGATGCCTGAGAGGGGTCGCTTCAGTCATCTCCATGGACAGCCCAGGGATTCAAGGCTTCGAGCGGCATTGACGCAGAATCATGTGTGGTTATCGGAATGGCTGTGAGAAAGCAGGTGGTCGGGACAGAGTCTTGAGTCCAGGAAGACAACACTGCAGCTCCGTACGGTTACGAACATtgtatacggagtaggtacttggtaaCGTGCCTAAGCCTGGCTGCTACATCATTATTACTGCCTcgcacgtaagtactgtaggtacctgcaCTGCACGGAGCGcggtaggtacaagtacttgtacttaagtaagtaggtgtactccatacgcagtgcatgtaagcacatgtaaatatacttactctgtacaagcGCTGAGGACGACTAGTGCAGCTCAGTACAAATGCATGCACAActctccgtactcggtactcggagtaataataatacttcgtacggagtaagtacttgagtattgGTATTGGTGAATCACAGATGGCTGAAGGCGGTCTGCTTATGTAATCAATCTGCCTCGGCGTACAATTGTATCTCTCGATGCCAGCCAGTTCCATCATCACCGGTGATTGAGGCTAGCAGTTAGGATGCTCGTGCCCAAGCAGGGCAAATATCGATTTCTGGGAAGGCATCCTGAATGTGGCTCCTGCGCAGGCCAACACGGAGTACGGCTaatagtacatgtaatagGCGCCTTCATTACGCATATGAGTACAACCACAAGCAAGTGGTGGTGGCCCCAATAAAACACAAGCAGCACTCATCTGTACCTGTCTGTCAGCCACTGTGCTTGAACCCCCTGTTGGATAGAAAACATCTGTGATAAGGAAAGGCCACAGGAGTGTGGGTTGTTTTGGTTACTTTGGTGGCCATGAAAGAAATACTCGCCGTTGGGCCAAGTTCTGTTTTGAACCATTTCGAGACATCGGAATCTTCAATTTGGCATCTACATAGCACCACTTCCGTGGGTGGATAGATTAttcttgtacaagtacttagatATCAATCGTAATTGCCGTTGAATCCCACAGTAggaactacttgtacaggtaggCATGTATCTAAAGTACTATTGGGCGCATTTACGCCGTGCGACCCAGTTACGAAATTCGCCATCAACGACTTGGTGGGTGCTAGCGGTAGGTAAGTATTCTTGCATGAATCATCTGCATACTTGCTCGTActaccagtacttgtacttatgtacttgtacgttcTTGCAACGCATGTACAAAGTTAATCAAGGCACCTCCACCTCCATATATTAGTACCCAGCTTCTCACATCAGCGACCTATTCGAGCCATAGTACTACCGTACTTGAATGGGTCGGTGCGGGTGTAGTGGTCCAGACGGGTATGGTTGGACAAACCTGTACCTGGACGTACTGTAATgtacttagtattacttgtactgtattacggAGAACATGTCGCAAAcgtaattactgcaagtTCACCGAGGTACCGATATTTCTGAAGTGCATTGTGTAGTAATGGTGAGTATCCACGAGATGGGTTATGTTTAGTAGGTGACTTGACTTgtaagtatacatgtactcataTAATAGTTGACCTGATTTGTGTTTtatttatatctatataCTCACACCTAAGTATATATTGCGTTTCGGCATAAATTAATAATAGGGCGAAGTTGATCTTGGGCCTGGTCCAGCGTTGGACCTGGGCCCCCCACCCCCCACGATTTCCACTAATATTGATCAACTTGAACATCCACCGtccgtacttacgtacatgtgcacatactgtacggagtacttaagtacggagtacggagtatactccaggtacttgcaactaaGTACACTCCaacacggagtacttacctgtacactatccgtagttgtactcctccgtacagtacacctacttacaagtatacatgtatttgaactccgtacaatgaACTTGTATGCCACGACTATGGGAGCGTCCAAACTTACTTAtttgcagagtacggagtattacacCAGTCAGGTCAACCGCAGtgaacttgtacttactggtcagatgtactcggtacccaCCAAATAGTTGTACCTTCATAACAAAAGCAGGTACACTCCGGACATGccatgcacggagcacgagtacctacatgcatgtctgtacttgcaccagtacggagtattactgtaagtactccgtacatgtatgcctacagtacatgttcttgcacctacttactgttcatgtacttacgaGTGGGTAACGCTAAAATACATGCGCGGACACATACcccgtgcatgcatgtactgtacatatgATGCCATAAACAATACTAGTGCACTTGCAGTAGAACCACCCTGAGCAGAGAGCGGTGACAATGACGAATGGACCGGTTGCTGCATCGTGAATAAATACTGTTGAAACTGGTCTCTACCTTGATGATTGCTCTCATATCCGAAAGAACAATGGAGAAGGATAGGTTCTGGGGTAATCAGGTAGGCATCTACTTCGATGTTGGTACGATGAGGATAAAACAAACCACAATGAAACGTACAGTTTCGCCGCGAGTGTCGATAGATGGTTGGTCGGTAAGGTAGCaattaattaataataatacagttGCCAATCTACCTTAAGCACGTTCAGCGGTGAACCAAGGTGAGGCGGTGGGCACGAGGCACTACCAACTTAGGCGCGGACGGCCGGCCCCTGGGCTGGTTCATGTGACCTCTGACCTCATCCCTGGGGAAGCTGCTGCCAACCACGGCTAGGGTCGGCCAGAGCGACTCCGGAGTCCGGTGCCGGGGCTCCAGCACCTTCCGAGATACACCTTTGTTCACCTGCGGCCTACGCCGCCCTTTCTTTCCTCCTTCACAGCTTACCTTCTTTCCTCCTTCACAGCTTTCCTTCTTCCCTCCCCCTcccagcgccgccgcccttgaTCCAACGTCTCAAAGTCCCAAGTTTCTCCTCGTCTGATGCTGCCGGGCAACGAGGCTCCCTTCACGCCCGCCCTGTAAGTGCACGCAGCACCACGATTCGCCGACAGGCTTCGTGACTCGGCGATTCAAGCTCGACCACCTGGGCGGCATCTCATCCGCCAGCGGTCCAGCACCACCCTGTCGCCATGCTGCACCCCGCCACGCAAGCGGTTCGTCTCCGAACCGCCGCTTCTCAAGCTGCGGTGTTGCACCGG includes these proteins:
- a CDS encoding Ckb-2 casein kinase II subunit beta-2, with the translated sequence MEDYVSESDSDYTSYWRDWFISSRGNEYFCEIDEDYLTDRFNLTGLNTEVQYYQYALDLVTDVFDLDCDDEMRETIEKSARHLYGLVHARYIVTTRGLTKMARPLPFLPSHHLAALANNLQQLDKYKKAEFGKCPRVDCRSHPLLPMGLSDVPNLKAAKLYCARCEDMYNPKSSRHASIDGAYFGTSFHNILFQVYPTLIPPKSVERYIPRVYGFKVHAAATLVRWQSAKRDEMRRRLRKLGVETGFREENGVGEEEEDEEEDEEDVEFEGVEGQAVVPVGN
- a CDS encoding DUF1339 domain protein, coding for MYWPIGTPRIYATSSSRAPNLNLFVSNDGLSSASDSDPALPLASAAYDDADQLPLTTPTTPITPSILPVDLDEFLAHRIRSESQTSEPSRIPFKDPIIALRAARAGHLLASITATSITIWQAKPTVILAVVVRSESSLQLYGQNVDLLLRPDAAIVVVRTDLGYLITYSIATDGESCVYKPHFPDYHNVRRRKQSLSGGQSGLRPDQILWGPGEGLGVRDVSVRFRMVIKVDAGIESALALDDELVVATRKPAAVQCIRWTPDKTGHQTRTEILSRMGWVERHVSIVEMTHDRPMNLATWIMSDGRAYAVQRLKSRTDDDGTDEAESKRLFKGHCFHVPSSAGNHAVMGVINARFSLIAVGCADGTIKVYSVRDYAGNIAHSHTQKVPASMSATGAFTSLSYSPDGYSLFAGFEKGWATWSMFGKLGSHSFGADEIISSGNGEQWLHGVRGASWIGGGSEVLLIGPSHEAVWSLEMAKSAVTGCYNEANVFRTVLQTPTAVMVYRGYDLPDLTSISAEPFLWHTAKVPSTYLLNQWPIRQAVISPDGRYVAVAGSRGLAHYSVNSGRWKTFANEATENEFQVRGGMCWYQHILVAAVESNRSFQIRLYSRDAPLDPDAITYRHQIPAPVVLITTSGDDSLLVYTHENLLYHFIFTPWADSVRLVQVGQIAFHGIVRSPARVRGLSWILPESQLVEGDPSQDVAVASVFFLVDGKLVLLSPSCNQAGQLKYDMRIIAQNVEYHACMRDQLLLNDYRRLDDGARRRGPPALRDTLRDSLWVFDGMEVKAWASVTEVLDAASGDSVRELPMPVSVPVDFYPLSILLEKGLILGVESDLVQRRDVGFSFFHFAIRTHLVFPDVLHFYLRQNRTEEAVSVSGQYEELEYFSHGLEILLHKALDEEAETSPKPEDAVLPRVLSLISSSKDYLDVVLQCTRKTDVRHWQALFAYLPPAQELFEESLQRGSLKTAGGYLIILHTMEELESSSDQSVRVLSRAMQEGDWELCKELARFLAALDDTGEILREAMQLVNVELSREREGLGSRLETETPPPTVANGHGRNGAEERTIESDFPSASDASSAASNASPSNVEAVE